One stretch of Acholeplasma laidlawii PG-8A DNA includes these proteins:
- a CDS encoding copper-translocating P-type ATPase: MKKNQFNSKSKHNHEHAMDDKHEHMNHHNHDDHNHHNHEHMNHHNHDDHNHHNHDDHNHHKHHHHGNFKKIFLISLPLGLIVMWLSPFMGIHLPFPFYYEFKYSDILALFISIILFIYGGKPFIQGAVTELKNKQPGMMALVTMGISVSFLYSVFAVVIRYVTGEHYMDFLFEFASLLLIMLLGHWIEMLALMKAGDAQESLAKLLPKNALLLKEHGEMVEVPISQLKINDVIIVQSGENVAADGIILKGESRVNESLLTGESVPVVKKVGDFVIGGSTNEYSKLEVKVTKTGKDAYLSQVKNLIMDAQSKPSRAENNAKKVAGWLFYLALFAALVSFVVWYLMEDLNSAILFSITTLIIACPHALGLAIPLVISRSTSIGSVNGVLVKDRQTYNLTTKADIVILDKTGTLTTGIFKVQHIDLLDNSLTEEEVISILYGIESASSHPIAQSIIEYAKNKDIKALKFDKINYISGKGLEGSVGLDTYEFISVNAYKEPITIQNDFGYTVSILLKNNKAIGVVKLGDSLKTSSQKLIKELKHKGIRPIMATGDNEYAAKIVANKLDIEYYANQSPEDKYKLVDKFKKQGLIVIMMGDGINDAPSLALADVGVAIGAGTQVAIDSADVILTNSEPGDIASFIDLSFKTNRKMNENLIWGAGYNFIAIPIAAGILAPFGIILSPAIGGVLMSLSTVIVALNALTLNMVKS, encoded by the coding sequence ATGAAAAAAAATCAATTTAATTCTAAGTCTAAGCATAATCATGAACACGCAATGGATGATAAACACGAACACATGAATCATCATAACCATGACGACCATAATCATCATAATCATGAACACATGAATCATCATAACCATGATGACCATAATCATCATAACCATGACGATCATAACCATCACAAACATCACCATCACGGTAACTTTAAGAAGATATTTTTAATTTCCTTACCACTTGGTTTAATCGTAATGTGGTTATCACCTTTTATGGGTATACACTTACCATTTCCATTTTATTATGAGTTTAAATATTCAGATATACTGGCCTTATTTATTTCTATAATACTCTTCATTTATGGTGGTAAACCATTTATACAAGGTGCAGTAACGGAACTTAAAAATAAGCAGCCAGGTATGATGGCACTTGTTACAATGGGTATTAGTGTATCTTTTTTATATAGTGTATTTGCTGTGGTTATAAGATATGTTACAGGTGAACACTATATGGATTTTTTATTTGAGTTTGCTTCTTTATTACTTATTATGCTACTCGGTCACTGGATAGAGATGCTTGCTTTAATGAAAGCAGGTGATGCACAAGAATCACTTGCAAAATTATTACCTAAAAATGCTTTACTACTAAAAGAGCATGGTGAAATGGTAGAAGTTCCAATTTCACAGTTAAAGATAAATGATGTAATCATTGTTCAATCAGGTGAAAATGTTGCTGCAGATGGCATTATTTTAAAGGGTGAATCTAGAGTTAACGAATCTTTATTAACTGGAGAATCAGTACCTGTAGTAAAAAAAGTTGGTGACTTTGTTATTGGTGGCTCAACAAACGAATATAGTAAACTAGAAGTTAAAGTCACAAAAACAGGCAAAGATGCATATTTATCACAAGTTAAAAACTTAATTATGGATGCACAGTCTAAACCGTCAAGAGCTGAAAATAATGCTAAAAAAGTAGCAGGATGGCTATTTTATTTAGCGTTATTTGCAGCACTTGTATCATTTGTTGTATGGTATTTGATGGAGGATTTAAATAGTGCTATTTTATTTTCAATTACAACTTTAATTATTGCATGTCCACACGCGCTTGGTTTAGCAATACCTCTAGTAATATCTAGAAGCACCAGCATTGGCAGTGTAAATGGTGTTTTAGTAAAAGATAGACAAACTTATAATTTAACTACTAAAGCGGATATTGTTATATTAGATAAAACAGGGACACTAACCACAGGTATTTTTAAAGTACAACATATTGATCTATTAGATAACTCACTAACTGAAGAAGAAGTTATTTCAATTTTATATGGTATAGAATCAGCATCTAGCCATCCGATTGCACAATCCATTATAGAATATGCTAAAAATAAGGATATTAAAGCTTTAAAATTCGATAAGATCAATTACATATCAGGTAAAGGATTAGAAGGTAGTGTTGGTTTAGATACTTATGAGTTTATAAGTGTAAATGCATATAAAGAACCAATCACGATTCAAAATGATTTTGGGTACACAGTAAGTATTCTATTAAAGAATAATAAAGCAATTGGGGTTGTCAAATTAGGTGATAGTCTAAAGACTTCAAGTCAAAAACTTATAAAAGAATTAAAACATAAAGGTATAAGACCTATTATGGCAACAGGTGACAATGAATATGCTGCAAAAATTGTAGCTAATAAACTAGACATTGAATATTACGCTAATCAGTCACCGGAAGATAAGTATAAATTAGTTGATAAATTTAAAAAACAAGGTTTAATTGTCATAATGATGGGAGACGGTATTAATGATGCACCTTCTTTAGCACTTGCAGATGTTGGTGTAGCAATTGGAGCTGGTACCCAAGTTGCTATAGATTCTGCAGATGTTATTTTAACAAATTCAGAACCAGGTGATATTGCATCATTTATTGATTTGTCTTTTAAGACAAACAGAAAAATGAATGAAAATTTAATTTGGGGTGCTGGTTATAACTTTATTGCAATTCCAATTGCAGCTGGTATTTTAGCACCGTTTGGAATAATTTTATCACCTGCAATTGGTGGTGTATTGATGTCACTTTCAACTGTAATTGTTGCACTTAATGCATTAACTTTAAACATGGTTAAATCTTGA
- a CDS encoding restriction endonuclease, producing the protein MSNDNLFSKAEIKYLIKNKDIVIGSFGLAAIILAAMNYGILYLIPGIILTIAALGMRGYKIYKIYERNKKIERTRIKYNFKKIKTMDGYQFEKFVADSLKLIGYKTELTKKSGDFGIDVIAKIENKVIGIQVKHYKGKVGYDAVKEVHSGGKIYKCNEYWVVISNNHGFTRQAKIGAEKLNIKLYDIDDFAYLLDFK; encoded by the coding sequence ATGAGCAATGACAATTTATTTTCAAAAGCTGAAATTAAATATTTAATAAAGAATAAGGATATAGTTATTGGTTCTTTTGGTTTAGCAGCAATTATACTTGCAGCTATGAATTATGGAATTTTATATTTAATACCAGGGATTATACTAACGATAGCAGCGTTAGGTATGAGAGGTTACAAAATATATAAAATTTATGAAAGAAATAAGAAGATTGAACGCACAAGGATTAAGTATAACTTCAAAAAGATAAAAACCATGGATGGATATCAATTTGAAAAGTTTGTTGCAGATAGTTTAAAACTGATCGGATACAAGACAGAATTGACAAAGAAATCCGGTGATTTTGGTATTGATGTAATCGCGAAGATCGAAAACAAGGTTATCGGTATTCAGGTTAAGCACTATAAGGGTAAAGTTGGTTATGATGCTGTTAAAGAAGTACATTCAGGGGGTAAAATTTATAAATGTAATGAATATTGGGTAGTCATATCAAATAATCATGGATTTACTAGACAGGCTAAAATTGGTGCAGAAAAGCTAAATATTAAATTATATGATATCGATGATTTTGCGTACTTGCTTGATTTTAAGTAA
- a CDS encoding DNA/RNA helicase domain-containing protein, whose amino-acid sequence MLAYNESIKQFNQDVLNNQIMTKISSKLNAGKSEQSAWKDAAVYMKNILELAGLDGDIEIGMELKIPITNNRIDFLIAGLNDRLEKSLIIVEMKRWSAVSKTNKSRLVNADDTRYGQDALHPSYQAYTYKLNLEAYNQNITEENIQVSSCSYLHNLYEDSDIKDDFYNEFLEKSPVFAAKDNQRLANFIKMHVSKAYHNQLLYQIENSKIIPAQMLMDSLSSELSNNKVFTLLDKQEICYQNVIKAIRDNEGNNQKQVFIVRGGAGTGKSVIAVKILNEFIQNKKLAFYVTKNSAVRNVYSKKLSGRENTHLKTLFLSTIKISRDRPKDQYECLVVDEAHRLPKRSKSGNILLGEDLIKEIIDSTKVSIFFIDEKQQVDIRDYATIERITHTAKKLGAHVYDDENLRLSSQFRCSGNDEYINAVESILYNEEVIVNKDLEYEVKVFDNIQDWHEAIMKKIEETPHSRMLAGDVFDWVSKDDSTLFDIKINGLSLQWNKDTTFSADESQKYRVGHIDTVQGLEFDYIGLIIGDDLIYNPLKGQVQTDYTKHPMNAGHFRRHGRRSPLIEDLDQIDLIIRNTYNVLMKRGMKGIYIYCMDSKLSRLLKSKF is encoded by the coding sequence ATGTTAGCATATAATGAGTCGATTAAGCAATTTAATCAAGATGTTTTGAATAATCAAATCATGACAAAAATCTCCAGTAAACTTAACGCTGGTAAGTCAGAACAAAGTGCATGGAAAGATGCTGCAGTATACATGAAAAATATTCTTGAACTAGCAGGGTTAGATGGTGATATTGAAATTGGCATGGAATTAAAAATTCCGATCACTAATAATCGAATTGACTTTTTAATCGCAGGGTTAAATGATCGTTTGGAAAAATCATTGATTATAGTTGAAATGAAACGGTGGAGTGCTGTATCTAAAACAAATAAAAGTAGACTAGTCAATGCAGATGATACAAGATATGGTCAAGATGCACTCCACCCTTCATACCAAGCATATACATACAAACTAAATTTAGAAGCATATAACCAAAACATCACTGAGGAAAATATACAAGTCTCTTCATGTTCTTATTTGCATAATCTATATGAAGATAGTGATATCAAAGATGATTTTTATAATGAATTTCTGGAAAAATCACCAGTATTTGCGGCAAAAGATAATCAAAGACTTGCAAATTTTATAAAAATGCATGTTTCTAAAGCATATCATAACCAATTACTATATCAAATTGAAAATTCAAAAATAATTCCAGCACAAATGCTTATGGATAGTTTATCCAGCGAACTATCCAATAATAAAGTATTTACACTATTGGATAAACAAGAGATTTGCTACCAAAATGTCATTAAAGCGATTAGGGATAATGAAGGCAATAACCAAAAACAAGTTTTTATTGTTAGAGGTGGTGCTGGAACAGGTAAAAGTGTTATTGCAGTTAAAATACTAAATGAATTTATTCAAAACAAAAAACTAGCTTTTTATGTAACTAAAAACTCAGCTGTTAGAAATGTTTATAGTAAAAAGTTATCTGGCAGAGAAAATACACATTTAAAAACGCTTTTTCTTTCAACAATTAAAATATCAAGAGATCGACCAAAGGATCAATATGAATGTTTAGTTGTTGATGAAGCACATAGGTTACCAAAAAGATCAAAATCTGGAAATATACTTTTAGGAGAAGATTTAATTAAAGAAATTATTGATTCCACAAAAGTTTCAATATTTTTTATTGATGAAAAACAACAAGTTGATATAAGAGATTATGCTACTATAGAGCGTATTACTCATACTGCAAAAAAACTTGGTGCACACGTTTATGATGATGAAAATTTAAGGCTTAGTTCTCAGTTTAGATGTTCAGGCAATGATGAATATATTAATGCAGTTGAAAGTATTTTATATAATGAGGAAGTTATAGTAAACAAGGACTTAGAATATGAAGTCAAAGTTTTTGATAATATTCAAGATTGGCATGAAGCAATTATGAAAAAGATTGAAGAAACTCCTCATAGTAGAATGTTGGCAGGAGATGTCTTTGATTGGGTTTCAAAGGATGATTCAACATTATTTGATATAAAAATAAATGGATTATCGTTACAATGGAATAAAGACACTACATTTAGCGCAGATGAAAGTCAAAAATATCGAGTGGGTCATATTGATACAGTTCAAGGATTAGAGTTTGATTATATAGGATTAATTATAGGTGATGATTTAATATATAACCCTTTAAAAGGTCAAGTTCAAACTGATTATACTAAGCATCCTATGAATGCTGGTCATTTTAGACGACATGGTAGACGCTCACCCTTAATTGAAGATTTAGATCAAATTGATTTGATCATAAGAAATACATATAATGTTCTAATGAAAAGAGGAATGAAGGGTATATATATTTATTGTATGGATAGCAAACTTAGCAGGTTATTAAAGTCAAAATTTTAA
- a CDS encoding transporter substrate-binding domain-containing protein, whose translation MKKLVTILIVLIMSTTLIACTTQANNETKKDLVVGLEAAYAPFNWTVTSVSDYAYPISNQPGSYVDGYDVQMSKELANIMDRNLVIKAIEWDGLIPALNSGEIDVIIAGMSPTSERKLQINFSDEYYRSEIVMVVKKDSNYASASKLTDFNGSKVVAQRGTLYDDLIPQIENVVHQTPLDAYSNLVASVMTNVSDAFVAELPVAESVVKSNPSLTIVKFEQGFGFTSEESDITVSVGVRKSDTELLDEINSALSTISVETRNEMMTAAVIRNNESELSIFDLIGKYVSLFIQGVGVTLLLAIIGTLGGFILSLILVWLKTQIVDKKRDGFIRILFKRLTSGIATIYIVLFRGTPMIVQAMIFYYGVKLIFDLSWWTPLSAGLIIVVLNTAAYIAEILRGSMNAIDKGQMEAARSLGFSRVKSLLYIVYPQAIKNALPAIGNEFIVNLKDTAVLSVIGVLDLFNATRQVVGATYDTVTPFVITAIIYLVLTGVTSLAVNYLENRQAGKEVKHA comes from the coding sequence ATGAAGAAACTTGTAACAATACTCATAGTGTTAATAATGAGTACTACATTAATTGCTTGTACGACACAAGCAAATAATGAAACTAAAAAAGATTTAGTCGTTGGATTAGAAGCGGCATATGCACCATTTAATTGGACTGTAACTAGTGTGAGTGATTACGCTTATCCGATTAGTAATCAACCAGGTTCATATGTAGATGGTTATGACGTTCAAATGTCAAAAGAACTAGCTAATATTATGGATCGTAATCTAGTTATTAAAGCAATCGAATGGGATGGGTTAATTCCTGCTTTAAACAGTGGCGAGATTGATGTAATTATCGCAGGTATGAGTCCAACAAGTGAGCGAAAGCTACAGATTAATTTTAGTGATGAATATTACCGTTCTGAGATAGTCATGGTCGTTAAAAAGGATTCAAATTATGCGAGTGCTTCAAAATTAACCGACTTTAACGGTTCTAAGGTTGTTGCTCAAAGAGGTACACTATATGATGATTTAATACCACAAATAGAAAACGTGGTACATCAAACACCGCTAGATGCTTATAGCAATCTAGTTGCATCTGTTATGACAAATGTATCAGATGCTTTTGTAGCAGAGCTACCAGTTGCAGAATCTGTTGTAAAATCAAATCCTTCATTAACAATTGTTAAATTTGAACAAGGATTTGGATTTACATCAGAAGAATCAGATATTACCGTTTCTGTAGGTGTTAGAAAATCAGATACTGAGTTACTTGATGAAATTAATAGTGCATTAAGCACAATTAGTGTTGAAACTAGAAATGAAATGATGACTGCAGCAGTGATCAGAAACAACGAATCTGAACTTAGTATATTTGATTTAATAGGTAAGTATGTATCACTATTCATTCAAGGTGTTGGGGTAACACTTCTATTAGCGATCATAGGTACTTTGGGTGGGTTTATATTATCGCTTATACTAGTTTGGCTAAAAACTCAAATAGTAGATAAAAAAAGAGATGGCTTCATTAGAATTTTATTTAAGCGTTTAACAAGCGGTATAGCTACAATTTATATTGTTTTATTTAGAGGTACACCGATGATTGTACAAGCAATGATTTTTTATTACGGTGTAAAACTTATTTTTGATCTATCTTGGTGGACACCACTATCTGCTGGTTTAATCATTGTTGTTTTAAATACTGCTGCTTATATAGCAGAAATACTGCGTGGTAGTATGAATGCTATTGATAAAGGACAAATGGAAGCAGCAAGATCTTTAGGGTTTTCAAGAGTAAAATCGTTATTATACATTGTATATCCTCAAGCAATTAAAAATGCATTGCCAGCAATTGGCAATGAGTTCATTGTCAATTTAAAAGATACTGCAGTATTAAGTGTGATTGGTGTGCTTGACTTATTTAATGCAACACGTCAAGTTGTTGGTGCAACCTATGATACTGTTACACCATTTGTTATTACAGCAATTATCTACTTAGTCTTAACAGGGGTTACATCACTTGCTGTAAATTACTTGGAAAACAGACAAGCAGGAAAGGAAGTTAAACATGCGTAA
- a CDS encoding AAA domain-containing protein — protein sequence MEHIGKTLSRSIKESKWVAINYTNADDKKTFFWCCIRDIDVDNKYLYIDAFNQTKLENDNNGVDKRTILFDRIQAAYIVEGTTYDVPEDLIDKIEGQLDRLKWLEFDLYDEKMFLYYKDCLIYDQPPYQRESVLVYGIDQNILKTNGTVKLNYQQIGIISDQLSKISSQMENNNLTIIDLIINDLSIITPRGKYVIAYKKLNFNPYSKSLVMEDEVHFNYSFIMDEKEINIHNLRNYLDIEVEVFTELYTTNINEAKNILQDNIRKGEKLDDTPYIMDQIRQLSINVQEQFKYISILMAKKEGNTPLQAFFGNMSKHRLGKKDDYQIVTLDNKVNISQLRVISNALKHPITYVQGPPGTGKTHSIINLLISTLFNEQTVLVSSNNNKPIDDIYTKLINLKYGTKTIPLPVLRLGNRDRVLEAIERIKAIYDGYKEQFDRPNESQLNSKKNLSQSNFSIINNLIKDYEYKLQLKEQMDSLDSVIEAFKGNLRVSTITAEYEKYKKDYDSLPDIEVDSIQKHIQKVDRDFLMWLYYTSLNSFSKLFKEPKYNDLISIIKDENEQKRVTDFNRYITNQDNLKDLIKIFPIIMTTNISAARLGNPEPSFDLSIIDEAGQCSIGYALFPISRAKKLLLVGDLNQLRPVITLSHALNKKLMIKYKIPDVYNYLNNSILGLMQLVDYISPFVLLNYHYRSHKSIINFSNQKYYKNELKIETAINDTKALFLADVAGNSTNKTNSQKNTSEMEAIQIAEYIKKRGNFNVGVITPFVNQSELIKNILNEYDLKHVEVGTIHTFQGDEKDTIYFSPAITPSTKQGTFDWIKNNVELINVATTRPKKELIIVGDAEEIRSRSLGQSNDLVELVDYVANNGEKFELTPKNELMTVNSHNYQQYNTKAETELFETIKHYLTTADQYEIKTQVKVANVLNKFTHPVLFDYGTKAVFDFVLYIKRGRNLIPVLVIELNGPEHDSSEETKWRDSKKEQICKDNNIKLLKIGNDYSRRYMFVRESIINILK from the coding sequence ATGGAACATATAGGGAAAACATTATCAAGATCAATTAAAGAGTCCAAATGGGTTGCAATTAACTACACGAACGCTGATGATAAAAAGACGTTCTTTTGGTGTTGCATTCGGGATATTGATGTTGATAACAAATATCTTTATATTGATGCATTTAATCAAACTAAATTGGAAAATGATAATAATGGGGTAGATAAGAGAACTATCCTTTTTGATCGAATTCAAGCTGCGTATATTGTTGAGGGCACAACTTATGATGTACCGGAAGATTTGATTGACAAAATAGAAGGCCAATTAGATAGGCTAAAATGGTTGGAATTTGATCTATATGATGAAAAGATGTTTCTATACTATAAAGACTGCTTAATATATGATCAACCCCCATACCAAAGAGAGAGTGTACTAGTTTATGGTATTGATCAAAATATATTAAAAACTAATGGAACAGTTAAACTTAACTACCAACAAATTGGCATAATTTCTGATCAGTTAAGCAAAATTTCATCTCAAATGGAAAATAATAATCTCACAATTATTGATCTTATTATTAATGATTTGTCCATTATTACACCTAGGGGTAAATATGTTATTGCCTACAAGAAATTAAATTTCAATCCTTATTCAAAATCTCTGGTTATGGAAGATGAAGTACATTTTAACTATTCATTTATTATGGATGAAAAAGAAATAAACATTCATAACCTAAGAAATTACTTAGATATAGAAGTTGAAGTGTTCACAGAACTATATACAACAAATATTAATGAAGCAAAGAACATTTTACAGGACAACATAAGAAAAGGTGAGAAACTTGATGATACTCCATATATAATGGATCAAATTAGGCAACTTAGTATTAATGTTCAAGAACAATTCAAATATATTTCAATACTTATGGCAAAAAAGGAAGGTAATACACCGCTACAAGCCTTTTTTGGCAATATGAGTAAACACAGATTAGGAAAAAAAGATGATTACCAAATAGTGACATTAGATAATAAGGTAAATATAAGTCAATTAAGAGTTATCTCTAATGCATTAAAACACCCAATAACATATGTACAAGGCCCTCCTGGTACAGGAAAAACACATAGTATTATTAACTTATTAATATCTACCTTATTTAACGAACAAACTGTATTAGTATCATCAAATAATAATAAACCCATAGATGATATCTATACTAAACTGATTAATCTCAAATATGGTACTAAAACAATACCTCTACCTGTTTTAAGGTTAGGCAACAGAGATAGAGTCTTAGAAGCCATAGAGCGTATTAAGGCGATATATGATGGTTATAAGGAACAGTTTGACAGACCTAACGAGAGTCAGCTTAATTCTAAAAAGAATTTGAGTCAATCTAATTTTTCAATTATAAATAATTTAATAAAAGATTACGAATACAAATTACAACTTAAAGAACAGATGGATTCATTAGATTCTGTGATAGAAGCTTTTAAGGGTAACTTAAGAGTATCAACAATAACTGCAGAGTATGAAAAATATAAGAAAGATTATGATAGTTTACCGGATATTGAGGTAGATAGTATCCAAAAACACATCCAAAAAGTTGATAGAGACTTTTTAATGTGGCTGTATTATACATCTTTAAATAGTTTTTCTAAACTATTTAAAGAACCTAAATACAATGATTTAATCAGTATTATAAAAGATGAAAACGAGCAAAAGAGAGTAACCGACTTTAATAGATATATTACCAACCAAGACAATTTAAAAGATTTAATCAAAATATTTCCAATTATAATGACTACAAATATATCTGCTGCAAGGTTAGGAAATCCTGAGCCTTCATTTGACTTGTCGATTATAGATGAGGCTGGACAATGTTCAATCGGCTATGCTCTATTTCCTATTTCTAGAGCAAAAAAATTATTGCTTGTGGGTGATTTAAATCAATTAAGACCAGTGATTACACTTTCTCATGCATTAAATAAAAAACTAATGATTAAGTATAAGATACCAGATGTATATAATTACTTAAACAATTCCATACTAGGGCTCATGCAATTAGTTGATTATATTTCACCCTTTGTACTACTTAACTATCATTATAGAAGTCACAAATCAATTATAAATTTTAGTAATCAAAAGTATTATAAAAATGAATTAAAAATAGAAACAGCAATCAACGATACAAAGGCATTATTTTTAGCAGATGTTGCTGGAAATAGTACTAATAAAACAAATTCTCAAAAAAATACTTCTGAAATGGAAGCAATCCAAATTGCAGAGTATATTAAAAAAAGGGGTAATTTTAATGTTGGTGTAATTACACCATTTGTTAATCAATCTGAGCTTATAAAAAACATATTAAATGAATATGATTTGAAACATGTAGAAGTGGGAACTATTCATACTTTTCAAGGTGATGAAAAGGATACGATATACTTTAGTCCAGCAATAACTCCTAGTACTAAACAAGGTACTTTTGATTGGATTAAGAATAATGTTGAGCTAATTAATGTAGCAACCACACGTCCTAAGAAAGAACTCATTATTGTTGGAGATGCAGAAGAAATTAGAAGTAGATCTTTAGGGCAAAGTAATGATTTGGTGGAATTAGTAGATTATGTTGCTAATAATGGAGAGAAGTTTGAGTTAACTCCAAAAAACGAACTTATGACTGTGAATAGCCATAACTATCAACAATATAATACGAAAGCCGAAACTGAACTCTTCGAAACAATTAAGCACTATCTAACAACAGCTGATCAGTATGAAATTAAAACACAAGTTAAAGTGGCTAATGTTCTTAATAAATTTACACATCCAGTATTATTTGATTATGGTACAAAAGCGGTGTTTGATTTTGTGCTTTATATTAAACGTGGTAGAAATTTAATACCTGTACTAGTAATAGAACTTAATGGACCTGAACATGATTCGAGTGAAGAAACAAAGTGGCGTGATTCAAAAAAAGAGCAAATATGCAAGGATAACAATATAAAACTACTAAAGATAGGTAATGACTACTCAAGAAGATATATGTTTGTTAGAGAAAGTATTATAAACATACTGAAATAA
- a CDS encoding DUF6933 domain-containing protein, with protein sequence MHIQCTKATLDYFKPKITEHDTDNDMYAWHAHFLKRSGKNLLVLMHDLSRFTVVFYGLKKSHIKELYPMISVGVMNAMMDAGIPLDAIGAYVDRRPESFSFNKTKHRTLVARLNKAVEMVDHILGTDGYHPDSIEQRHAGLFCNELLVCEDNYKVCYHPEEKLREYLELLIK encoded by the coding sequence GTGCACATACAATGTACAAAAGCAACGCTAGATTATTTTAAACCGAAAATTACAGAACATGACACAGATAATGATATGTATGCTTGGCATGCGCACTTTTTAAAACGAAGTGGAAAGAATCTACTCGTATTAATGCATGACCTATCAAGATTTACAGTTGTATTCTATGGATTAAAGAAAAGTCACATTAAAGAACTCTATCCCATGATCAGTGTTGGTGTAATGAACGCTATGATGGATGCTGGTATACCATTAGATGCAATAGGAGCCTATGTTGATAGACGACCTGAATCATTTTCATTTAACAAAACTAAGCATAGAACTTTAGTTGCGAGATTAAATAAAGCAGTAGAAATGGTAGATCATATATTAGGCACTGATGGATATCATCCAGACTCTATTGAACAAAGACATGCGGGTCTATTTTGTAATGAGTTACTTGTTTGTGAAGATAATTATAAAGTCTGTTATCATCCGGAAGAAAAGTTAAGAGAATATTTAGAATTACTAATAAAATAA
- a CDS encoding restriction endonuclease, translating to MTLIDQLKPHVFKKIIAETYKRSGFRVKITKGSHDYGVDVFAEKRKDKIYIQAKLYLKQKVNLKAV from the coding sequence TTGACATTAATAGATCAACTCAAACCACATGTTTTTAAAAAAATCATTGCAGAAACATATAAAAGATCAGGTTTTAGGGTCAAAATAACAAAAGGAAGTCACGATTATGGGGTAGATGTCTTTGCAGAAAAAAGGAAAGATAAAATCTATATCCAAGCTAAATTATATTTAAAGCAAAAAGTAAACTTAAAGGCAGTTTAA